A window of Pseudomonas putida genomic DNA:
ATAAAGCCGTGCCCGCCGTTGCGCAAGCGGTTGACCTGATCGACGAACTGTTGCGACTCGGCCAGCGCGCCTTGAGCATAACGCACCACATACTCACCCAGTTCGGTGGGGGGCATGCTACGCGGCAGGCGCTCGAACAGGGCAAAGCCGAACTGCTCCTCGAGGTCACGTAACATCTTGCTCAGTGCCGGCTGGCTGAGGTTCATGCGCGTGGCGGTGGCGTGCATGTTGCGGGTGCGCGCCAAGGTGTCGATCAGCACCAGGTGCTTGTAGCGGATCCAGTTGCAAAAGCTGGAATGGGTCATGTCTGGCGGCATCGACGCAGGGCCTCAGGCAAGTGAAAAGGCAGGGTTATTGCGCCCGCAGGTAGTGCAGCAAGGTGTCCAGAGCCACCGAGTTGGGCCGCGAGCGCAGGGTCAGCACGCCAAGGTTGGCCATGGCCAGCGGCAGCGCCACCGGCAGGATGGCGACCATGCCATAGCGGGCATAATGCTTGGCCACATCATCGGGCACCACCGCAATCATGTCGGAGGCTTCGAGCATGGCAGTGGTAGCCAGGATCGAGGCAGTTTCGACGATATCCAGCGACTGCACCATGCCACCGGCTTGCAACGCGCTTTCGACACGGCGGCGCATCGGGCTGCCGATGGGGTGCAGGATCCAGGTAAGCGCCACCAGGTCGGCCAGTTGCAGCCCGGCAGCATTGGCCAGCGGGTGGCCGGCGCGGGCGATGACGCGCATCTGCTCACCGCCTTCGAACAGTTCGATGTTCAGGTCCTGGCTGTCGCTCTGGTCCGGCAGGCGCCCCACCACCATGTCGAAGTCGCCACGCAGCAAGGCCGGCAGCAAGGTGTCGCTGGTACCGACTTCCAGGGAAATGCGCACCTTGGGGTGAGCGCGCTTATAGGCCAGTACCGCCTTGGTCAGCACGCCCGGCACCGGGCCCATGACACTGCCCACCCGCACCAGCCCCAGGGCCCCGCGCGCCAGCTCGGCAATCTGCGCCTGGGCATGCTCGAACTCATGCAGCGCGTTCTGCGCATAGCGGATCATCACTTCGCCATACAGCGTCGCTTGCATGCCCCGTGGCAAACGCTCGAAC
This region includes:
- a CDS encoding LysR family transcriptional regulator — its product is MSRLPSDSVQAPASLGALKISSRQITLLNALGEFGNLRRAAAAMHTTQPAASLLLQQLEERLGVRLFERLPRGMQATLYGEVMIRYAQNALHEFEHAQAQIAELARGALGLVRVGSVMGPVPGVLTKAVLAYKRAHPKVRISLEVGTSDTLLPALLRGDFDMVVGRLPDQSDSQDLNIELFEGGEQMRVIARAGHPLANAAGLQLADLVALTWILHPIGSPMRRRVESALQAGGMVQSLDIVETASILATTAMLEASDMIAVVPDDVAKHYARYGMVAILPVALPLAMANLGVLTLRSRPNSVALDTLLHYLRAQ